The DNA sequence CACCGATGCGGAACGCCACGCCCTGTGCCACGGCAATGCCGAGCGCGTGTTCCACATCGCGCCCGAGGATTGAGGAAGGGGGCCGCTTGGCACCGCTCGAGGGCATAAGGGTCGTCGAACTCGCACGCATTCTGGCCGGCCCCTGGGCCGGCCAGGTGCTGGCCGATCTCGGGGCTGAGGTGATCAAGGTCGAAAGCCCCGAGGGCGACGACACGCGCCGCTGGGGCCCGCCCTTCGTCGACAATGCCGATGGCAGCCGCGATGCGGCCTATTTCCACGCCGCCAATCGCGGCAAGCGGTCGGTGATGGCGGATTTCGGCACGGAGGAGGGACGCGAGACGGTGCTCGCCCTGATTCGGGAGGCCGATGTGGTGATCGAGAACTTCCGGCGCGGCGGACTGGAAAAGTTCGGGCTCGATTACGAAAGCCTGCGCGAGATCAATCCGCGGCTGGTCTATTGCTCGATCACCGGTTTCGGGCAGGATGGGCCCTATGCCGACCTGCCCGGCTATGACTTCATCGTGCAGGGGATGAGCGGGATCATGGACCTGACCGGCGATCCCGCCGGGGCGCCGCAGAAGATCGGCGTCGCCTATGCCGATATCTTCACCGGGCTCTATGCCGTGATCGGCATCCAGGCCGCGCTCCATATGCGCGAGCGGACCGGGCGGGGGCAGCTGGTGGACATGGCATTGCTGGATGTGATGGTGGGCACGCTGGCCAACCAGGCGATGAACTATCTCGCCTCCGGCCAGGTCCCGCACCGGCTGGGCAATGCCCATCCCAATATCGTGCCCTATCAGGCGTTTGCCGTGGCCGACGGCTGGATGATCCTGGCCGTGGGCAATGACCGGCAGTTCGAGCGGTTCGCGCAGGTGATCGGGCTGGAAGTCCAGGAGGGCTGGCGCACGAATCCGGGCCGCGTGGCCGACCGCGCAGCGCTATGCGCGCAGATCGCGGAGCGGCTGGCGGAATGGCCGCGCGATGTGCTGCTCTCCGCGTTGGCGGAGGTGGGCGTGCCCGCCGGCCCCATCAACGACGTCGCGCAGGCGCTGGTCGATCCGCAGGTGGCGGCGCGCGGCATGGTGCTGGAGATGGAGCGGGAAGGCGCGCCGGCCGTTCGCGGTCTGCGCACCCCGATCCGCTTTTCGGAAGGGGAGCTGGCACTCGGCCGCCCCTCTCCCGAACTCGGCAGCTAGGCGGCGGCCGCCGCCTTTTCCTTGGCTTTCATCGCCTCGCGCGTCTGGTAAACCACATGGCCCACCGCCGTATTGGAGGCGGGGACATGATAGAAGCGGTGCAGCTCCTCCACGCCATAGCCCAGCGCGGCGCGCATGATCAGCCACATGATCAGCTCGATCCCCTCGCTGCCGCTTTCGCGCAGGAATTCCAGCCGGGTGATGCTGCGCAGATCGTCCGGATCATTCGCCAGCTTCTCAAGGAAGTTCTGGTCGAAATCCGGGTTGATAAGGCCGGCGCGCGGGCCCTGCAGCTGGTGGCTCATACCGCCCGTGCCCCACACCTGCACGTCGAGATCCTCGGGATAGGACTTAATGGCATCACGGATCGCTTCGCCCAACTGCCAGCAGCGATTGGCAGAGGGGGTGGGGAACTGGGTGACGTTGACGGCCAGCGGGATCACCTTACACGGCCATTCCTCCACCTGCCCGAAGACGAGCGAGAGCGGCACGGTGAGGCCATGATCCACGTCCATGTGGTTCATGATCGTCATGTCGAACTCGTCGATCACCAGCTGTTCGGCGATATGGCCGGCCAGATCCGGGTGGCCCATCACCGTGGGGACGGGGCGAGCCCCCCAGCCTTCGTCAGCAGGCGCGAATTCCTCGGCAAAGCCGATGGCAAAGGTCGGCACAATGTCCAGCATCATTGCCGACGCGTGGTCGTTGTAGCACAGGATCACCACATCGGGCGTGTTGTCCTTGACCCATTCCTTCACCCATTCGTAGCCGGCGAACACGGGCTGCCAATATTCGTCGGCCGTCTTGCCCATGTCGATCGCCGCGCCGATGGCGGGCACGTGGCTGGTGGCGATGCCTGCAGTTATGCGGGCCATGTCAGTTCCCCTCCCGGATCGAGCGATTGCCCTTCGCCGGGCGGCCGCCCGCGCGCATCATCGCCGCATATTCATCGGCGGTCATGCCGGTCATCGAACCGACCGCACGCTGTGTGCTCCAGCCATCGGTGTTGCTAAGCTTGACGAGGAAGTAGATGTTCCCGCCCAATTCGATCAGCTTGTTGAAATCGCGGGCGAGCACCGCCTCTATCTGTTCCTCGGTCATGCCGAAGCCTTCCAGATAGGCGCGCTCATCCGCCTTGAACTTCTCGCGATTGCCTGCCTGCATCAGCGACATGCAGAACTTGTGCAGGTGATAGGCCTGGCGCGAACGCTTCGCGTTGAACACCTTGGTGCCCGGAATATCGTCCAGGTCTTCCAGCGGATAAAGCCTAGTGCGCATGGTTGCGGCCTCGAAATGACTGAGATGGGCGCCCGCCTAACAGCGACGCGCCAACTGCGCCAGCGTTCCCACTTGCAAAGGTTGCAACACCGTGCTTGCGGTTGCGCTTACTGCAATTCAAGTCCCGGTCAGCGCTGCGGGGACCGCCTTGGCGAGGTCCCGGAACATCAGCGCCAGCAAGATGGCGCTGACCGGGAAGCTAATCCCCCACGCGGCGGCGGGCCAGATCATCCATGGGAAGAACATCTGCAGGGCCAGGAAGGGGAGCAGCGCACCCGTGGCCAGGAGCGCCACCTTGGCCCCGTTGCTGCGAGGCGAGGGCGGCAGAGCGAAGGCGGCACAGAAGGCAGCCGCGGACATGAAGCTGTAGCCCAGCAGATCGACCGCAAAGAGGAAGGAGCGGTAAGGCACGAACAGCAGCAGCGCGATCGCTTCTGTCTCGCCCGCGGCCAGCCGCGGAGCGACAAAGGTGAGCTGGACGAAATAGACCATCCCCGTCAGCGTGGCGTAGATTGTGGCGAAGGCGAGTGCCGCCAGACTGAAGGCCTTGCGCCCTGTCGGCGCGGCGGCATGCAGTGCCGCGGCCAGCAGCACGAAGCTGGGGCCCAGCAGCAGCGAGGGGGTTAGCAGCAGCGCAAGGCCGAGCGGAGTGCTGGCGCTCGCCGGCCCGCCTGCGGAGCCGAGCAAGCCTGTCCATTCCAGCACCTGCGCCGCGACATAGGCGGCGCTGAACAGCAGCGTAGCCAGCGCCGACCATAGGCCGAGCAGGCAGGTTGCGCGGGAGGGTGTCACGCGCGCTCCCCCGAAGCCCGCCTAGCGAGGCCGGTTGGCGAGCAGATCGTCCACCACAGCCGGATCGGCCAGGGTGGAGGTGTCGCCCAGATTTCCGGTGTCGTTTTCCGCGATCTTGCGCAGGATGCGGCGCATGATCTTGCCCGATCGCGTCTTGGGCAGGGCCGGGGCGAACTGGATCACGTCGGGCGTGGCGATCGGGCCGATCTCGTGGCGGACCCACTTCGTCAGTTCCTTGCGCAGGTCCTCCGTATCTTCCGTGCCGGCGGTGGTGGTGACATAGGCATAGATGCCCTGGCCCTTGATGTCGTGCGGCATTCCCACGACCGCGGCTTCGGCTACCTTCTCGTGCAGCACCAGCGCGCTTTCGATCTCCGCCGTGCCCATGCGATGGCCGGACACGTTGATGACATCGTCGATCCGCCCGGTGATCCAGTAATAGCCGTCCGCATCGCGGCGGCACCCGTCGCCGGTGAAGTAGGTGCCCTTGAAGGTGCTGAAATAGGTCTGGAAGAAGCGCTCCTCGTCACCATAGACGGTGCGCATCTGCCCCGGCCAGCTGTCGGTGATGACGAGCGGGCCTTCCGCCGCACCGTGCTGCACCTGGCCATCGCCGTCCACGATGGCGGGCTGCACGCCGAACATCGGCCATGCCGCGCTGCCGGGCTTGAGCGGCGTGGCGCCGGGCAGGGGGGTGATCATGTGGCCACCGGTCTCGGTCTGCCACCAGGTGTCCACGACGGGGCAGCGCGCTTCGCCGACGACGTGATAATACCATTCCCACGCCTCGGGATTGATCGGCTCGCCCACGGAGCCGAGCACCTTCAGGCTCTTGCGGCTGGTCGCCTTCACCCAATCGTCGCCTTCGCGCATCAGCGCACGCAGGGCAGTGGGGGCGGCGTAGAACTGCGCCACCTGATACTTGTCCACCACCTGCCAGAAGCGGGAGTGGTCCGGATAATTGGGCACGCCGCCGAACATCAGGCTGGTGCCGCCATTCGCCAGCGGCCCATAGACGACATAGGAATGGCCGGTGACCCAGCCGATATCCGCTGCGCACCAATAGATATCGCCTGGCCGGTAATCGAATACATATTCATGCGTCATGCTCACCCACACGGCATAGCCGCCGGTGGTGTGCAGCACGCCCTTGGGCTTTCCGGTGGAACCGCTGGTGTAGAGGATGAACAGCGGATCTTCCGCGCTCACCTCCTCCGGCTCGCACTCGGCGGGCTGATCGGCCACCGCATCGTGCCACCAGATGTCGCGTCCCACTGCCATCGCCACCTCGGCGCCGGTGGCGCGCACGACGATCACGGTCGAGACGTCCTTGGCGTGATGCTGCAGCGCTTCATCGACCTGCGCCTTAAGCGCGGTGTGCCGCCC is a window from the Altererythrobacter sp. B11 genome containing:
- a CDS encoding CaiB/BaiF CoA transferase family protein, whose product is MPSACSTSRPRIEEGGRLAPLEGIRVVELARILAGPWAGQVLADLGAEVIKVESPEGDDTRRWGPPFVDNADGSRDAAYFHAANRGKRSVMADFGTEEGRETVLALIREADVVIENFRRGGLEKFGLDYESLREINPRLVYCSITGFGQDGPYADLPGYDFIVQGMSGIMDLTGDPAGAPQKIGVAYADIFTGLYAVIGIQAALHMRERTGRGQLVDMALLDVMVGTLANQAMNYLASGQVPHRLGNAHPNIVPYQAFAVADGWMILAVGNDRQFERFAQVIGLEVQEGWRTNPGRVADRAALCAQIAERLAEWPRDVLLSALAEVGVPAGPINDVAQALVDPQVAARGMVLEMEREGAPAVRGLRTPIRFSEGELALGRPSPELGS
- a CDS encoding class III extradiol dioxygenase subunit beta; the encoded protein is MARITAGIATSHVPAIGAAIDMGKTADEYWQPVFAGYEWVKEWVKDNTPDVVILCYNDHASAMMLDIVPTFAIGFAEEFAPADEGWGARPVPTVMGHPDLAGHIAEQLVIDEFDMTIMNHMDVDHGLTVPLSLVFGQVEEWPCKVIPLAVNVTQFPTPSANRCWQLGEAIRDAIKSYPEDLDVQVWGTGGMSHQLQGPRAGLINPDFDQNFLEKLANDPDDLRSITRLEFLRESGSEGIELIMWLIMRAALGYGVEELHRFYHVPASNTAVGHVVYQTREAMKAKEKAAAAA
- the ligA gene encoding protocatechuate 4,5-dioxygenase subunit alpha, which codes for MRTRLYPLEDLDDIPGTKVFNAKRSRQAYHLHKFCMSLMQAGNREKFKADERAYLEGFGMTEEQIEAVLARDFNKLIELGGNIYFLVKLSNTDGWSTQRAVGSMTGMTADEYAAMMRAGGRPAKGNRSIREGN
- the acs gene encoding acetate--CoA ligase, with amino-acid sequence MSEGAVYPVPQAWAEGALIDEQTYREKYRRSVEDPDGFWREEAARIDWIRPFTRVKDTSFHKEDFRIKWFEDGTLNLSANCLDRHLAERGDQIAILFEPDDPAEPGRSYTYRQLYEEVCRFANAMKARGAKKGDRITLYLPMIPEAAIAMLACARIGAIHSVVFGGFSPEALGSRIDDCGSDFVITSDGGMRGGRHTALKAQVDEALQHHAKDVSTVIVVRATGAEVAMAVGRDIWWHDAVADQPAECEPEEVSAEDPLFILYTSGSTGKPKGVLHTTGGYAVWVSMTHEYVFDYRPGDIYWCAADIGWVTGHSYVVYGPLANGGTSLMFGGVPNYPDHSRFWQVVDKYQVAQFYAAPTALRALMREGDDWVKATSRKSLKVLGSVGEPINPEAWEWYYHVVGEARCPVVDTWWQTETGGHMITPLPGATPLKPGSAAWPMFGVQPAIVDGDGQVQHGAAEGPLVITDSWPGQMRTVYGDEERFFQTYFSTFKGTYFTGDGCRRDADGYYWITGRIDDVINVSGHRMGTAEIESALVLHEKVAEAAVVGMPHDIKGQGIYAYVTTTAGTEDTEDLRKELTKWVRHEIGPIATPDVIQFAPALPKTRSGKIMRRILRKIAENDTGNLGDTSTLADPAVVDDLLANRPR